In the Populus trichocarpa isolate Nisqually-1 chromosome 1, P.trichocarpa_v4.1, whole genome shotgun sequence genome, one interval contains:
- the LOC7467687 gene encoding uncharacterized protein LOC7467687 isoform X1 codes for MLAIQKAIRRVHTSLDAPRLTRFTLQAPKNVEVEYANGSKFNLSAEFLRIHSPAVDGKVRSVGGEKVIVGRRHVGIMSAEPVGNYGVRMIFDDLHKTGIYTWDFFYHLGSNKFTLMRNYIKTLKKHGLSRDPPRRK; via the exons atgtTAGCAATACAGAAAGCAATCAGGAGAGTCCATACAAGCCTGGATGCTCCACGCCTCACGAGATTCACTCTCCAAGCACCcaaaaat GTAGAGGTGGAATATGCTAATGGTAGCAAGTTTAATCTGTCAGCTGAGTTCTTGAGAATACATAGTCCAGCTGTTGATGGAAAAGTCAGGTCAGTTGGGGGtgagaag GTGATAGTTGGGCGGCGCCATGTTGGCATCATGTCTGCTGAACCTGTAGGAAACTATGGGGTAAG GATGATTTTCGATGATTTGCATAAAACTGGAATATACACATGGGATTTTTTCTACCATCTTGGCAGCAACAAGTTTACGCTGATGAGAAATTACATCAAAACACTAAAGAAGCATGGCCTCAGCCGGGATCCACCTAGAAGAAAATGA
- the LOC7467687 gene encoding uncharacterized protein LOC7467687 isoform X2 yields MLAIQKAIRRVHTSLDAPRLTRFTLQAPKNVEVEYANGSKFNLSAEFLRIHSPAVDGKVRSVGGEKVIVGRRHVGIMSAEPVGNYGDDFR; encoded by the exons atgtTAGCAATACAGAAAGCAATCAGGAGAGTCCATACAAGCCTGGATGCTCCACGCCTCACGAGATTCACTCTCCAAGCACCcaaaaat GTAGAGGTGGAATATGCTAATGGTAGCAAGTTTAATCTGTCAGCTGAGTTCTTGAGAATACATAGTCCAGCTGTTGATGGAAAAGTCAGGTCAGTTGGGGGtgagaag GTGATAGTTGGGCGGCGCCATGTTGGCATCATGTCTGCTGAACCTGTAGGAAACTATGGG GATGATTTTCGATGA